GttgttcaaatatataaatagcaAAAGTCTAGAATGTGATCATTATGGTGATAAATAAGAGAAATTAGTATGCTGCCACAGTATAATTAATGGCTAATACCATACAAAGGTTAAAATAATACTGAGGTTTTGTGATCATTATGAAATTGTTCCTAGCCAGATAAGATGTCTCTATCTTCTTCATTGCTGACCATGATTGATCCATGGCTGAAAATGAAACCAGGAaaatgatgttgaattgatAGTAATTATGTGAGTTGTGCTACATAAactttgataaattaataaaaaaattgtaaaatattaaaaataaatataatattttatactccATCCGttccgtaaaaataaaaataataaaaagttaatttatttatagttaatttgtgttaattttcttaaattaaatccttttaTATCTTTgaagtaaattaattaatactataaattaatagtttataaaatctcaagccactatataaatattatccAATAGAATTTTATATGTGTAAAGCTATATATTATAActataaatcaattaatgttgatataaaaatattttaatgaatttatatttaactaaaattacttttttttattagataaagAAAGTAGctattttttctcattttacgGGACggagaaaatatattttttaaaaaacaaattactaTGAGATTTCTCACATATGTCATTATTAATATTTCTGACTTTcatgtttaaaaatcaaacaatatggTTTTTCATTTGGTTAATCCCCTtaaaaaaaggcctaattacttaaaaaccacccaccttgtaactttttttcatttataccatgacctaggaaaattttcaattgtaccatatttttgatttttatgtttcatctctattctaatgagttgaattgacttattttcttttaaaaagagtttaaattagttcttcatttttaacctatattctgataaaacattaatcatttatgtattttgtttttaatattttcatccttaaattaattaaattatcaatttttttaaattttagggtacaaatgaaacataaaaataaaaaatatggtacaattgaatattttcttaggtcatggtataaatgaaaaaaagttacaacatgggtggtttttaagttaTTAGGCCAAAAACAAATCTCCCACCTTTTAGCCTTAATTCAATTGCATTCTCACGTTATAAAATCACTAATTTTACCCAAATCACGACCTTTcgctttcaattgcaccctcaaattTAAAAGTCCACAGCTTTtgatttcaattacaccctccAGCgtcaaattgatcttttttcaaATACTTTAAAGTTTagcaaatattataaatagtccttaatgttattattaaaacaaaaataccGTCTTtcctaaaaaaatgataatttatttaatatgtaCTAATATTATGTTGCATTTTTTTTACCTCAGCTCTTGTTAACCTTCAGCGTTCTTTTTtcgtaaaattaatttaaatttagttaacatccatctttaaaaaaaaaaaattaaacccgatctGGATTAGTCTCGAAAAAGACGAACCCAGATTTGTTCGTCTTCTCCAATATCATTGTTCGTTTTCTCCAGATGGAGAAAACGACGCAATGGTCGTCTTTACCATCTGGAGAAGACGACTCCCATATCTGGAGAAGACAACCTTCGTCTTCTCCATTCTCCATTAGAGAAGACCAAAGTCTTCTCTATTGGAGAAGATGAACTGTTCATTTGTTTCAATGGAGAAGTTTGTCTTCTCTGAGATGAACTCAGATCTGAGTTCGTCTTAGAGAAGACGAGTGACGACGTTTTTTTTCGGGTTGACGGTTGGAGTACGAAAAGACGAttgtgaaaataaaatttttagaattatttattttggGATAATCGATTTAATATATTGAAactcataattaataaaaaaaattaataatttgttgacataatattatttatattaaataaaaaattagtattaagtttcataatttttgaaagaagtgtttttatattaaatataatattaaacactatttagaatatatgttaaaatataaaatattaatttacatatttttcAGTGAAAAGAGGTCGATTTGATGCTTGAGAGTACAATTGAAAGAGAAAAATCGTAATTTGGGTAAAAATGGTGATTTTGCAACGTGAGCGTGCAATTGAATTAAGACTAAAAGGTGgagggtttttaaaaaaattagcctTTTTTATTCTTCTCGTCATTTGTAGTGTTAGCCAACCAAATTAACGACCTAGCAATTAAATTGTTCCTCTTAccaatgattttcaaaatttgtttAATCTTCGTTTGAATGTCAAGCATTGTCATCTGATCATGTAAGTGTAAATTACGAGAATAGCCATTCTAGCACTGAAAGCATTATATTCAGCCATTACATATTGACCAAAACCTGATTGTCTCTCAAACTGGATAACAAGAAAAAAAGAATTGTTGATTGAAGGCAAAAGCTCCATCACTATAGCCTATAATCTCActtgagagaaaaaaaatcattacattctttcaatttaattttgtcCATGTTGGAATTTAATATAGAAttacaattttatcctattATGTGTCGTTGCAATCTGCAGTGTAAGGGTGTTAAAATGGCCAAAAACTTTCAGAATTTGTAAATCTATCCCAATTTAACGTTTTATTataattctatttgattttttattaaatttagttatatCAATCTTTCACCTAAGCACAATAGTTATTtactttatttgtttttttttttttgattattttgcttcaagtttgcttttttttttattcaacagCCAAAAATTAAGGAATTTAGAATTAGAGTTTGACATTGTTTAtgatttttctaaaattatgatttaaatttaaaaattcaaaaaaataggTTTTGCTAATTATTGAGTTAGCATATAAACTCAATTGAAGATCgggataattaaattaattagaaaaataattagacATAATTAAAACGAAATTATCCAATAcagttaaatttgtaaaatgtCAAAAAGTTTGCCTTTTGGCACACTTAAGCTACATAATTGGATAGAAttgtcattttatattaaatttcaattgcCACGTGGATAAAATTAAATCGATTTTcaataattgaataaaaatgcCGCAAAAAGTGGAtcgaaataaaattacaaaattttaaagttttgcttaaattgcaaaaacacttttaatttgatatcgttaaaccaaaaatttattatgcataaatatagatataaataaaatataaaattgaataatttgtaTAAATAGTCTTTACATGAATCAAGTACGATTATTTAGGCCGGCCCGAACACCCAATGCAGAAAATAAACAGGTCTAGTCAAATTCAACTATCACATAAGTAAAAAGGGTTATCTACAAACTTGAAAgaaatatttgcaaaatttaatttcaaaatttcaagTTTTAGTCAGCgcctcaatttttatttttttactctgcaATTTTAAACCACTTATACActttcaaacggttttaaaaaatacaaattaaacccattttataaacaatttcTTAAACATTATGTAAATGAGTTTCAAACGgtcttttaaaaaacaaaattttgcaACCAGTTTTTAGAAATCATTTCTTAAACAAAAGGTTGCAAAATGTTTCAAATGGTTTctaaaaacacattttaaaaccattttcaaaacagtttctaaaaaaaccatagtttgataaattttccaaaaaaaagtaaaacaaatattatttttttaaagtaaaaaaattattactcaAACCCTGAATATTTTctgcaaatattttcaaaacaaaGTATTTTTGACAAATATTCTAagtataattcaataaaatttatgataatatctaaaatataaataaaagttgagtaaccaaaacaatataaattaaaaggaataattcatttttaagtTCCTAAactatatatgttttgtttatctggtccttaaactattttttatcctTATCCAGTATTTCAAATAAGCGAAAACACATTTTCAAGCCCCTGAATGATAAAAACGgtgttgttttattatttttgaaaatgcaaATTGATATCCTAAACGGCGTCGTTTGTCAGTCAGGGACTGGAAAATGATTTTTCGCTAAGTTGAAGGAGCAgataagaacaaaaaaatagtttaaggatcacataaataaaacaaatatagttTAAGGACCTGAAAATGAGTTTTTCCAAATTAAAATTCAGATATCTATATGATATGTGGAGCAAAGTTTGGGtactattaatataattaacccTCTAAGACAATTATTTCATTAACTGTGAGTATTTGATCTTTTAAACCTTCAGGATCCTCTTCATTGAGACTAACTAATCCTGTCTTAGACTTGTAATCATCAACATAATGCTGATAcccatatgaaacaaatccccaTATCGCCATCACCATTGAAATCACCTTCAACCCATTCATTTTATCCCGGAAAACAAACACGGCGAGCACCGGAACAATCGGTAAACCGAAAGTACTAATGACATTGGAGAAGAGTGAAGAAACTTCAAAGATTAATCCTGTACACCCAATTGAAAAAACCTGCCAACTTATAGCCGTCCAAATCAAAACCATTACGTAAGAAATATTTCCTAGCTCAAAATCTTCCATGTCTTTCCACAATCCGTTCCATTCTCCGCTGGCGAAAAGTCCGACTAAAACAACTCCGGTAGCCACGAAAGACGGGTAAAATATCAAGTCTAGAACAACCTTGAAATTATCCTGTTTCAGGATTCTATTGAAACAGAATTGAGTTGAAGAAAGCATTAATCCATATCCGGCAGAAGCGCCCACGGTGCATATAAATCCGATAATGTACTTCCCCTTTGAAACCTTGTTCGATTCTGTAGAGCCTTCATCATCGCCTTGGAACACGAGGAGAGTAGAGGAAATGGTTAAAATGAAGACGGAGTTGATAATGTAAGGTGTAAATTTCTGTGCATTGAGTAGCAAGGAAAACAAAGCATTGAACCCTAATTGAGATGCACAAATGAGTGTATACGTAGATACCGGTAAGTATAAGAGCCCAAACGAATATAACAAACTATTCGCTGCTAAAAATACACCAAACACGACGTAAATTACTGCAAGTGTTAACTTAGATGGAGAGTCAAGATCATCAGGGGAATCTTTGGGCGGTGACAGGAGGTAAAGAACTAGAATAAGAGGAAATCCGCCGGGTTGAACCAGTGTAGCCAACCATTTGCTGGTACCGCCTTTTTCGAAGTACAATCTTCCTAAAATTGTAGCTACTGTCTGGCCAGCAAGAACGAAGAATACATAAACTGATATTTTTAGCCGCCATTTGTAGCTTCTCATTGGAGAAAACGTCGGCCGGTTGGTCAGGTTGGTGTGATCAGGTTTGTTTGGTGATTCTGATTTCTGGCCTGGCGGAACATAAACACAATGAGTTATAACAATCCAAGCATCAGTATActcataaaatttataatgtctGATCATTACCTATGACTTGAAGTTGTAGTTGTTGAGCTTCTCCCATTGTTAAAAATGGAGAATCCGAAAATGATCAAATTCCGGCCGTGAAAGAGACGGAAAATTCTTTAAAAGAGATTTATGCagagaaagaaaataagaaacgCAATAAACTTGCTGACTCTTTTTAAGCTTTATACTTTATTTGTGGTGTCTTCTTCTATTTGGCAAAG
This window of the Mercurialis annua linkage group LG5, ddMerAnnu1.2, whole genome shotgun sequence genome carries:
- the LOC126680954 gene encoding purine permease 21-like isoform X1, which produces MGEAQQLQLQVIGQKSESPNKPDHTNLTNRPTFSPMRSYKWRLKISVYVFFVLAGQTVATILGRLYFEKGGTSKWLATLVQPGGFPLILVLYLLSPPKDSPDDLDSPSKLTLAVIYVVFGVFLAANSLLYSFGLLYLPVSTYTLICASQLGFNALFSLLLNAQKFTPYIINSVFILTISSTLLVFQGDDEGSTESNKVSKGKYIIGFICTVGASAGYGLMLSSTQFCFNRILKQDNFKVVLDLIFYPSFVATGVVLVGLFASGEWNGLWKDMEDFELGNISYVMVLIWTAISWQVFSIGCTGLIFEVSSLFSNVISTFGLPIVPVLAVFVFRDKMNGLKVISMVMAIWGFVSYGYQHYVDDYKSKTGLVSLNEEDPEGLKDQILTVNEIIVLEG
- the LOC126680954 gene encoding probable purine permease 10 isoform X2; its protein translation is MRSYKWRLKISVYVFFVLAGQTVATILGRLYFEKGGTSKWLATLVQPGGFPLILVLYLLSPPKDSPDDLDSPSKLTLAVIYVVFGVFLAANSLLYSFGLLYLPVSTYTLICASQLGFNALFSLLLNAQKFTPYIINSVFILTISSTLLVFQGDDEGSTESNKVSKGKYIIGFICTVGASAGYGLMLSSTQFCFNRILKQDNFKVVLDLIFYPSFVATGVVLVGLFASGEWNGLWKDMEDFELGNISYVMVLIWTAISWQVFSIGCTGLIFEVSSLFSNVISTFGLPIVPVLAVFVFRDKMNGLKVISMVMAIWGFVSYGYQHYVDDYKSKTGLVSLNEEDPEGLKDQILTVNEIIVLEG